In Candidatus Coatesbacteria bacterium, a genomic segment contains:
- a CDS encoding response regulator has translation MSSTTSSTERRRRVGPQIERILVIDDERRMCESIRILLEKEGYRVVTAADGSEGIEKLKSERFSLCIVDLMMPKVDGFEVLAYVRNNLPQTLVIVITGYSSMRSSIEALRGGAYDYLTKPFDFDIFKLTVEKALDKLRIQRLNDEFISMITHDLKNPLTSIIGYCSLLLSGAYGKLAGEILPPLEGINTNAERLLDLINDFLVVNKISAEGLKLERQPIQLNSLLEHLSDNVQAQLEIKKIHFTLRLDADIPPVKCDALQIERVINNLLSNAVKFTPMGGSISIASGADDDWVWFAVTDTGTGIPPEQQEDIFQKYSRIDKKTEGTGLGLFITKSIVDLHQGLIEIESTPGEGSTFTVRLPLHPPEENTDGNGGGGG, from the coding sequence ATGTCCTCTACCACCAGCAGCACCGAACGCCGACGCCGTGTCGGCCCGCAGATCGAGCGCATCCTCGTCATCGACGATGAGCGGCGGATGTGCGAATCGATTCGCATCCTCCTCGAGAAGGAAGGCTACCGCGTCGTCACCGCCGCCGACGGCTCCGAGGGTATCGAGAAACTCAAGAGCGAGCGCTTCAGCCTCTGCATCGTCGACCTGATGATGCCCAAGGTCGACGGCTTCGAGGTGCTGGCCTACGTCCGCAACAACCTGCCCCAGACCCTGGTGATCGTCATTACCGGCTACTCGTCGATGCGTTCGTCGATCGAGGCTCTGCGCGGCGGTGCCTACGACTACCTGACTAAGCCCTTCGACTTCGATATCTTCAAGCTGACCGTCGAGAAGGCCCTCGACAAGCTGCGCATCCAACGCCTCAACGACGAGTTCATCTCGATGATCACCCACGACCTGAAAAACCCGCTGACCTCGATCATCGGCTACTGCTCGTTATTGCTCTCCGGCGCCTACGGCAAACTCGCCGGCGAGATCCTGCCACCCCTCGAAGGCATCAACACCAACGCCGAGCGCTTGCTCGACCTGATCAACGATTTCCTCGTCGTCAACAAGATCTCCGCCGAGGGGCTCAAGCTCGAACGCCAGCCCATCCAGCTCAACAGCCTGCTCGAGCACCTCTCCGACAACGTCCAGGCCCAACTGGAGATCAAGAAGATCCACTTCACCCTGCGCCTCGACGCCGATATCCCCCCGGTCAAGTGCGACGCCCTGCAAATCGAACGGGTGATCAACAACCTACTGTCCAACGCCGTCAAGTTCACTCCGATGGGCGGCAGTATCTCGATTGCATCGGGCGCCGACGACGACTGGGTCTGGTTCGCCGTCACCGACACCGGCACGGGCATCCCTCCCGAGCAACAAGAAGACATCTTCCAGAAATACTCGCGCATCGACAAGAAGACCGAGGGCACCGGCCTGGGCCTGTTCATCACCAAGAGCATCGTCGACCTCCACCAGGGCTTGATCGAGATCGAGAGCACCCCGGGGGAGGGCTCGACCTTCACCGTCCGTCTACCCCTCCACCCCCCCGAAGAAAACACCGACGGTAACGGCGGCGGCGGCGGTTAA